From Pan paniscus chromosome 9, NHGRI_mPanPan1-v2.0_pri, whole genome shotgun sequence, the proteins below share one genomic window:
- the LOC100977464 gene encoding olfactory receptor 51M1: MSVQYSLSPQFMLLSNITQFSPIFYLTSFPGLEGIKHWIFIPFFFMYMVAISGNCFILIIIKTNPRLHTPMYYLLSLLALTDLGLCVSTLPTTMGIFWFNSHSIYFGACQIQMFCIHSFSFMESSVLLIMSFDRFVAICHPLRYSVIITGQRVVRAGLIVIFRGPVATIPIVLLLKAFPYCGSVVLSHSFCLHQEVIQLACTDTTFNNLYGLMVVVFIVMLDLVLIALSFGLILHTAAGLASQEEQRRAFQTCTAHLCAVLVFFVPMMGLSLVHRFGKHAPPAIHLLMANVYLFVPPMLNPIIYSIKTKEIHCAIIKFLGLKKASK, from the coding sequence ATGTCAGTCCAATATTCGCTCAGTCCTCAATTCATGCTGCTATCCAACATTACTCAGTTTAGCCCCATATTCTATCTCACCAGCTTTCCTGGATTGGAAGGCATCAAACACTGGATTTTCATCCCCTTTTTCTTTATGTACATGGTTGCCATCTCAGGCAATTGTTTCATTCTGATCATTATTAAGACCAACCCTCGTCTGCACACACCCATGTACTATCTACTATCCTTGCTGGCCCTCACTGACCTGGGGCTGTGTGTGTCCACGTTGCCCACCACTATGGGGATCTTCTGGTTTAACTCCCATAGTATCTACTTTGGAGCGTGTCAAATCCAGATGTTCTGCATCCACTCGTTTTCCTTCATGGAGTCCTCAGTGCTCCTCATCATGTCCTTTGACCGCTTTGTGGCCATCTGCCACCCTCTGAGGTATTCGGTCATTATCACTGGCCAGCGAGTGGTCAGGGCAGGCCTAATTGTCATCTTCCGGGGACCTGTGGCCACTATCCCTATTGTCCTCCTCCTGAAGGCTTTTCCCTACTGTGGATCTGTGGTCCTCTCCCACTCATTTTGCCTGCACCAGGAAGTGATACAGCTGGCCTGCACAGATACCACCTTCAATAATCTGTATGGACTGATGGTGGTAGTTTTCATTGTGATGCTGGACCTGGTGCTCATCGCACTGTCCTTTGGACTCATCCTGCACACAGCAGCAGGCCTGGCCTCCCAAGAGGAGCAGCGCCGTGCCTTTCAGACATGCACCGCTCATCTCTGTGCTGTGCTAGTATTCTTTGTGCCCATGATGGGGCTGTCCCTGGTGCACCGTTTTGGGAAGCATGCCCCACCTGCTATTCATCTTCTTATGGCCAATGTCTACCTTTTTGTGCCTCCCATGCTTAACCCAATCATATACAGTATTAAGACCAAGGAGATCCACTGTGCCATTATCAAGTTCCTAGGTCTTAAAAAGGCCAGTAAATGA